The proteins below are encoded in one region of Asticcacaulis excentricus CB 48:
- a CDS encoding SDR family oxidoreductase, whose product MTPDDRFAHFAAEAEQTAERHRALQQAVGQEQTAPGEDAVPQTGARPYPVPPLPSQTLDKPGRESDLELQPMYDAPYYKGSGKLNDKVAIITGGDSGIGRAVAVLFAREGADVAIVYLNEHEDAQKTAALIKAEGRKALLFSGDVTNRDFCLAAVDATVEAFGKLDLLVNNAAFQMHELQFEKLSPEHLDTTLKTNLYGYVFMTQAALRHMRAGAAIVNSGSITGIEGSKSIVDYSMTKGGIHAFTRALSGQLITKSIRVNAVAPGPVWTPLNPAEKPSNEVEQFGSQTPMKRPAQPEELAPAYVFLASNQCSSYITGEVLPVIGGY is encoded by the coding sequence ATGACCCCCGATGACCGCTTTGCGCACTTCGCTGCCGAAGCCGAACAGACCGCCGAACGTCACCGCGCCCTTCAGCAAGCCGTAGGCCAGGAACAGACCGCGCCGGGCGAAGACGCCGTACCGCAAACCGGAGCGCGGCCCTATCCCGTGCCACCCCTTCCGAGTCAGACGCTCGACAAACCGGGTCGGGAATCCGATCTTGAGCTGCAACCGATGTATGACGCCCCCTATTATAAGGGCTCTGGCAAGTTGAACGACAAGGTGGCGATCATCACCGGCGGCGATTCCGGCATCGGGCGCGCCGTCGCCGTGCTGTTTGCCCGCGAAGGGGCGGACGTCGCTATCGTCTATCTTAACGAGCATGAGGATGCGCAAAAGACCGCGGCGCTGATCAAGGCCGAAGGACGCAAGGCCTTGCTGTTTTCTGGTGATGTCACCAACCGCGACTTCTGCTTAGCGGCGGTGGACGCGACCGTCGAAGCGTTCGGCAAGCTCGACCTGCTGGTCAATAATGCGGCGTTTCAGATGCACGAGTTGCAGTTTGAAAAGCTCAGCCCCGAGCACCTTGACACGACGCTGAAGACCAATCTCTACGGCTATGTCTTTATGACCCAGGCGGCGCTGCGCCACATGCGGGCCGGGGCAGCCATCGTCAATTCCGGCTCGATCACCGGTATAGAGGGTTCGAAGTCCATCGTCGATTATTCGATGACTAAGGGCGGCATCCACGCCTTTACGCGCGCCCTGTCGGGGCAGTTGATCACCAAAAGCATCCGCGTCAACGCCGTTGCCCCCGGCCCCGTCTGGACGCCGCTCAACCCGGCGGAAAAGCCATCGAACGAGGTCGAACAGTTCGGATCACAAACCCCTATGAAGCGCCCGGCCCAGCCAGAAGAACTGGCCCCCGCCTACGTGTTTCTGGCGTCGAACCAGTGCTCCAGCTACATTACGGGTGAAGTCCTGCCGGTTATCGGAGGGTATTGA
- a CDS encoding methyl-accepting chemotaxis protein, translated as MSSAITLSDILSQTRRAKTITHTKVQDIRAVTAKLRILALNALIEAKHAGDKGAGFSVVADEVRAISTEVEGLARDLGNEIINLDSLTQDMAIASQGARLTDMALNAIELIDRNLYERTCDVRWWATDSALWQAAANPTPAHTAYASRRLGVILDSYTVYIDLWLCDLDGNILSNGRPERHHVQGQNVRDRTWFSRALSLRNGQEFAVADITTEPLLGNAQVATYATGVRQDGDPHGALLGVLGIQFDWQPQALTITQGARLSEEERGRTRVLMTDAQGLVIAASDGQGLLSERVRLLTEGRVMGHYSDPHTGALVAFHRTPGYETYQGLGWYGVIVQPQ; from the coding sequence ATGTCCTCCGCCATCACCCTGTCGGACATCCTCTCGCAAACCCGCCGTGCCAAGACTATCACCCACACCAAGGTTCAGGACATCCGCGCCGTGACGGCCAAGCTGCGTATACTGGCGCTCAACGCCCTGATCGAGGCCAAACACGCGGGCGATAAAGGTGCCGGTTTTTCGGTCGTTGCCGATGAAGTGCGCGCCATCTCGACGGAGGTCGAGGGGCTGGCGCGCGATCTGGGCAACGAGATCATCAATCTCGACAGCCTCACTCAGGACATGGCTATAGCCAGTCAGGGGGCGCGGCTGACCGACATGGCGCTCAATGCCATCGAGCTGATCGACCGGAATTTGTATGAGCGCACCTGTGATGTGCGCTGGTGGGCCACCGACTCGGCACTGTGGCAGGCGGCCGCCAATCCGACCCCGGCGCACACCGCCTATGCCTCTCGACGACTGGGGGTTATACTCGACTCCTACACCGTCTATATCGATCTGTGGCTGTGCGATCTCGATGGAAATATTCTCTCCAACGGCCGGCCAGAGCGCCACCACGTGCAGGGGCAGAATGTGCGCGACCGCACCTGGTTCAGCCGTGCGCTCAGCTTGCGTAACGGTCAGGAATTTGCTGTCGCAGACATTACGACCGAGCCACTTTTGGGTAACGCTCAGGTCGCCACCTATGCGACGGGTGTGCGTCAAGACGGCGACCCCCATGGCGCGCTTCTAGGCGTGCTAGGTATCCAGTTTGACTGGCAGCCGCAGGCCCTGACCATCACGCAGGGTGCGCGCCTGTCGGAAGAGGAACGAGGCCGCACGCGCGTCCTGATGACCGACGCGCAGGGACTGGTAATCGCCGCCTCCGACGGTCAGGGCCTACTGAGTGAGCGGGTGCGCCTGCTGACCGAAGGGCGCGTCATGGGTCATTACAGCGATCCGCACACGGGGGCGCTAGTCGCCTTCCACCGCACGCCGGGCTACGAAACCTACCAGGGATTGGGGTGGTATGGGGTTATTGTACAACCCCAATAA
- a CDS encoding methyl-accepting chemotaxis protein, whose product MDALSTISASGTQTAGSDEAVSVNDIIARTARARDLTQHKVRDIRQVTNTLRILALNALIEARRAGELGAGFGVVADEVRNISTQVEGLSSSLASELGGEIEALEKLTRDMARQAQGARMTDLALNAIELIDRNLYERTCDVRWWATDSAVWEAASHPTKDNCRYATSRLGVILDAYTVYIDLWLCDLNGHILANGRPDRFHAAGQNVASRDWFQKALGLSSGNDFAVADITAEPLLKGTQVASYATGVRVGGQADGELIGILGVHFDWQPQAETIVNGVRLSEAEKRRTRVLLTDAQGLVIATSDGRGSLTERIPLDTQGRASGHYVDRHERLVAFHRTPGYETYAGLGWYGVIVQEG is encoded by the coding sequence GTGGACGCACTTTCGACGATCAGCGCATCCGGGACACAGACCGCCGGTTCCGACGAAGCGGTTTCGGTCAACGACATTATCGCTCGTACCGCTCGGGCGCGCGACCTCACCCAACATAAGGTCCGCGACATCCGTCAGGTGACCAATACCCTGCGTATTCTGGCGCTCAATGCCCTGATCGAAGCGCGCCGCGCGGGTGAGCTGGGGGCTGGTTTCGGCGTCGTCGCCGATGAGGTGCGCAACATCTCTACCCAGGTCGAAGGCCTGTCTTCGTCCCTGGCTTCCGAGCTGGGAGGCGAGATCGAGGCGCTGGAAAAGCTGACGCGCGATATGGCGCGGCAGGCGCAAGGCGCGCGCATGACCGATCTGGCGCTCAATGCCATCGAGCTGATCGACCGCAACCTTTATGAGCGTACCTGTGATGTGCGCTGGTGGGCCACCGATTCCGCCGTATGGGAGGCTGCATCGCATCCGACGAAAGACAATTGCCGCTACGCCACTTCGCGTCTGGGGGTCATTCTCGATGCCTATACGGTCTATATCGACCTTTGGCTGTGCGATCTAAATGGCCACATTCTGGCCAATGGCCGCCCCGATCGCTTTCATGCGGCGGGTCAGAACGTCGCCTCGCGCGACTGGTTTCAGAAGGCGCTCGGCCTTAGCAGCGGCAATGATTTCGCCGTCGCCGACATCACCGCCGAACCGCTGCTCAAAGGGACGCAGGTCGCCTCTTACGCCACCGGCGTGCGCGTCGGCGGTCAGGCCGATGGCGAGCTGATCGGCATATTGGGTGTGCATTTCGACTGGCAGCCGCAGGCGGAGACCATCGTCAACGGGGTGCGCCTGAGCGAGGCCGAAAAGCGCCGCACGCGCGTCCTGCTGACTGACGCACAGGGGCTGGTCATCGCTACATCCGATGGTCGCGGAAGCCTTACTGAGCGCATCCCGCTCGATACGCAGGGCCGCGCCTCAGGTCACTACGTGGACCGCCACGAGCGGCTGGTGGCTTTTCACCGCACACCCGGCTACGAGACCTATGCCGGGCTGGGCTGGTACGGGGTGATCGTTCAGGAAGGCTGA
- a CDS encoding TIGR00266 family protein, with protein sequence MFGNVSVPTTHHRQAGVADDIDFEIKGEELQFVEIELDPGESAIAEAGGMVWKDSSVGMTTVFGDGSGQQKGFMGALLGAGKRLISGESLFTTVFTHNGQGKARVAFSAPVPGSIIPLKLSDVGGRLICQKDSFLAAAKGVSLGIAFQRKVMTGLFGGEGFIMQKLEGDGWVFVQFGGAVIERTLAPGEQLHIDTGCVAAFTDTVDFDLVQAGGVKSMLFGGEGVFFAQLTGPGKVWIQSLPFSRLAGRVLAAASGAGPNRGEGSVLGGLGDLIGGNN encoded by the coding sequence ATGTTCGGCAATGTGTCCGTTCCCACCACCCATCATCGTCAGGCCGGTGTGGCCGACGACATCGACTTTGAGATCAAGGGCGAAGAGCTGCAATTCGTTGAGATCGAACTCGATCCGGGCGAAAGCGCCATCGCCGAAGCCGGCGGCATGGTGTGGAAGGATTCCAGCGTCGGCATGACCACGGTGTTCGGCGACGGATCGGGTCAGCAAAAGGGCTTTATGGGCGCGCTTCTGGGCGCGGGCAAGCGTCTGATTTCCGGTGAAAGCCTGTTCACCACCGTGTTCACCCACAATGGTCAGGGCAAGGCGAGGGTCGCCTTTTCGGCTCCGGTGCCGGGCTCAATCATCCCGCTCAAGCTGTCGGACGTCGGCGGTCGCCTGATCTGTCAGAAGGATTCGTTCCTTGCGGCGGCCAAGGGTGTGTCGCTGGGCATCGCCTTCCAGCGCAAGGTGATGACCGGCCTGTTCGGTGGCGAAGGCTTCATCATGCAGAAGTTGGAAGGCGACGGCTGGGTCTTCGTACAGTTCGGCGGCGCGGTTATTGAGCGCACGCTGGCCCCTGGTGAGCAGCTTCACATCGACACGGGCTGCGTGGCGGCCTTTACCGATACGGTCGATTTCGACCTGGTGCAGGCGGGCGGCGTCAAATCGATGCTGTTCGGCGGCGAAGGCGTGTTCTTCGCGCAACTGACCGGGCCGGGTAAGGTGTGGATACAGTCGTTGCCTTTCTCGCGTCTGGCCGGTCGCGTGCTGGCGGCCGCGAGCGGGGCGGGCCCGAACAGGGGTGAAGGCTCAGTCCTAGGCGGCCTTGGCGACCTGATCGGGGGCAATAACTAG
- a CDS encoding glutaredoxin family protein, which yields MADQSKVATLYRMVMATHTCPYGLKALHLLKSNGFTVEDHWLKTREETEAFKAQYGVKTTPQTFIGDERVGGYDDLRRYFGQRIPDPKTPTYTPVIAVFALMALLALSVSYAVFGTPFTGQAAKWFIAFSMVALSMLKLQNVESFSTMFLNYDLLAKRWVPYGYIYPFAEGGAGLLMAAEALSWLSVPVALLIGSIGAVSVFKAVYLDRRELKCACVGSNNHVPLGFVSLTENMMMVTMALWTGFTALNSGEM from the coding sequence ATGGCAGATCAATCCAAAGTCGCCACACTCTATCGCATGGTCATGGCGACGCACACCTGCCCCTACGGCTTGAAGGCGCTGCACCTGCTTAAATCAAACGGTTTTACTGTTGAAGATCATTGGCTGAAAACGCGCGAAGAGACCGAAGCCTTCAAAGCCCAGTATGGTGTCAAAACCACACCGCAAACCTTTATCGGCGATGAACGGGTCGGGGGTTATGACGATCTGAGACGCTATTTCGGGCAGCGAATACCGGACCCCAAAACACCCACCTATACTCCGGTGATCGCCGTTTTTGCCCTGATGGCACTGCTGGCGCTGAGCGTCTCATATGCAGTATTCGGCACCCCCTTTACCGGCCAGGCGGCAAAATGGTTTATCGCCTTCAGCATGGTGGCTCTTTCGATGCTGAAGCTCCAGAATGTTGAATCCTTCTCGACCATGTTCCTGAACTACGACCTGCTGGCCAAACGCTGGGTGCCCTATGGCTATATCTATCCCTTTGCAGAAGGCGGTGCAGGCCTTTTGATGGCTGCAGAGGCGCTGAGCTGGCTGTCTGTACCGGTGGCGCTGCTGATCGGCAGCATCGGGGCCGTGTCGGTTTTCAAGGCTGTTTATCTCGACCGACGCGAACTGAAATGCGCCTGCGTCGGCAGCAACAATCATGTGCCACTGGGCTTTGTCTCACTGACTGAGAATATGATGATGGTCACCATGGCTTTGTGGACGGGCTTTACAGCTTTGAACTCTGGGGAGATGTAA
- a CDS encoding DUF3313 family protein, which translates to MRLALTFTALAIGLTACASAPDGHDSSLSSTEQLTPGKSGRTTTREYRDTAALNQVKRVYLHPTKLATGETTRYVLKDNEKALVLTEVEAQLCFELAERYEMVSDRTQSDAEVHSAVTWFEPTGTVGSGAAAVANFFIPGPLGIRLPGSLGGLGAEAEMKVNERQVAAIVWARQAQALGTDSPSLSRLGDALQFAEPFGDDAARVMSPEPLPPSRSYTSATDPCAAYGGRINETGFIIDRVTGLYVPATRPQKAPEKAPGNAPEAQQD; encoded by the coding sequence ATGCGGCTTGCTCTCACCTTCACGGCCCTCGCCATCGGTCTGACCGCCTGCGCCAGTGCCCCGGATGGCCACGACTCCAGCCTGTCTTCGACCGAACAACTGACACCGGGCAAGTCCGGGCGCACCACGACGCGGGAATACCGCGATACGGCGGCGCTCAATCAGGTAAAGCGCGTCTATCTGCACCCAACTAAGCTTGCGACCGGTGAGACCACGCGCTACGTGCTGAAGGACAACGAAAAGGCGCTGGTCCTGACCGAGGTCGAAGCGCAGCTTTGTTTTGAACTGGCCGAACGCTATGAGATGGTCAGCGACCGCACGCAGTCCGATGCCGAGGTGCATTCAGCGGTCACGTGGTTTGAACCAACCGGAACCGTCGGCTCAGGTGCTGCGGCCGTTGCCAACTTCTTCATTCCGGGGCCATTGGGCATCCGCTTGCCGGGGTCGTTGGGCGGTCTGGGGGCCGAGGCCGAAATGAAGGTCAATGAGCGTCAGGTCGCCGCCATCGTCTGGGCGCGTCAGGCGCAGGCCTTGGGCACCGACTCCCCGTCCCTGTCGCGACTGGGAGACGCACTGCAATTTGCCGAGCCGTTCGGTGACGATGCGGCGCGCGTAATGTCGCCGGAGCCCCTGCCGCCCAGCCGCAGCTATACATCGGCGACCGACCCTTGCGCGGCCTATGGTGGGCGGATCAACGAAACGGGTTTTATCATCGACCGCGTGACGGGCCTCTATGTTCCGGCAACCCGCCCACAAAAGGCGCCTGAAAAAGCCCCCGGCAACGCACCGGAGGCTCAACAGGATTAG
- a CDS encoding helix-turn-helix domain-containing protein → MSRHHSPLRRLRLLKGLKQSHLAELMGVTQTTVSRWESGALALPDDQWQRAHRLLADSAQDTILKRLVETSQLSVHLIEDRTHDLLAVSPSREGLWRAEPGAFLGKSLIRYASEDILAAEASLEGLGWHDGRLSRMEVATGPNYHPIIPIVQSRLIWERLLLSDGRAARLVTTV, encoded by the coding sequence ATGTCCCGCCACCATTCCCCGCTTCGCCGATTGCGGCTATTGAAGGGCCTCAAGCAAAGCCATCTGGCCGAGCTGATGGGCGTGACGCAGACGACGGTGTCGCGGTGGGAAAGCGGGGCTTTGGCCCTGCCGGATGATCAGTGGCAACGGGCGCATCGGCTTCTGGCCGACTCGGCGCAGGACACCATCCTCAAGCGGCTGGTGGAAACCTCGCAGCTCAGCGTGCACCTGATAGAAGACCGGACGCACGATCTGCTGGCGGTTTCGCCGTCGCGCGAAGGTCTGTGGCGGGCCGAGCCGGGGGCATTTCTGGGCAAGTCACTCATCCGCTATGCCTCTGAAGACATCCTGGCCGCCGAAGCCTCGCTGGAGGGTTTGGGCTGGCACGACGGCCGCCTCAGCCGCATGGAGGTTGCTACCGGCCCCAATTACCACCCCATCATCCCCATCGTCCAAAGCCGCCTGATCTGGGAGCGGCTTTTGCTGTCGGACGGACGCGCCGCCCGCCTTGTGACGACGGTGTGA
- a CDS encoding site-2 protease family protein, protein MKTETRPATPLNFIVLLVLFGASGLVLWMRPEVSGVATFGFVVLGWVIGLCLHEFGHAASAAAFGDYSVKARGYLTLDPVVYINGPNSIVLPVLILVLGGIALPGAAVLIRPDLIRHRWQSSLIALAGPVMSLIFALISYGAAQVAFAQAAPDVFWQALILLSFFNLMAFVLNLLPIPGFDGFGVITPLLPQPLRGMAERLERRPWISLLALVLIFLFGFPLIYALLGLVAGTLGLDLDGMRPAFDRFTFWN, encoded by the coding sequence ATGAAAACAGAGACCCGCCCGGCGACGCCGCTAAATTTTATCGTCCTGCTGGTCCTGTTCGGGGCGTCGGGGCTTGTACTGTGGATGCGCCCGGAGGTATCTGGGGTGGCCACCTTTGGCTTTGTCGTGCTGGGCTGGGTCATCGGCCTGTGTCTGCATGAGTTCGGCCATGCGGCCTCGGCGGCGGCCTTTGGCGACTATTCGGTCAAGGCGCGCGGTTACCTGACGCTCGATCCGGTCGTCTATATCAACGGCCCGAACAGCATCGTTTTACCCGTGCTGATTCTGGTGCTGGGGGGCATCGCCCTGCCAGGAGCGGCGGTGCTGATCCGGCCCGACCTGATCCGCCATCGCTGGCAGTCGTCGTTGATCGCGCTGGCCGGGCCGGTGATGAGCCTAATCTTCGCCCTGATCAGCTATGGCGCGGCACAGGTGGCGTTCGCGCAGGCGGCACCTGACGTGTTTTGGCAGGCACTGATCCTGCTCAGCTTTTTTAACCTGATGGCCTTTGTGCTCAACCTGCTGCCTATTCCGGGCTTCGACGGGTTTGGCGTGATCACGCCGCTGCTGCCGCAGCCCCTGCGCGGCATGGCTGAGCGTCTGGAGCGCCGGCCGTGGATCAGCCTGCTGGCATTGGTGCTGATCTTCCTCTTCGGCTTTCCGTTGATCTATGCGCTACTGGGTCTGGTGGCCGGCACGCTGGGGCTTGATCTGGACGGAATGCGTCCGGCGTTCGATCGGTTTACCTTCTGGAACTGA
- a CDS encoding NAD(P)/FAD-dependent oxidoreductase, whose translation MATARNTGHPEGCWYADTSGRLNRPAFAGEADTDVAIIGGGYTGLGAALELARKGVCVTLLEGAEIGSGASGRNGGQVHTGQRVDPQTLESQLGADAARELWEMAETAKAHLKELIATHAIDCDLRPGLIHAWHRPRFAEDDRAYADFVSRRYGYDQVRFMDKAEVAAELGTDIYHGGTFDAGGGHLHPLKLAQGLAKAATAAGASLYEHSRVERYETTKQGVTLFLKNGWLRARHLLICGNGYMSGLDGDIDTHVLPINNFILTTAPLPDAAILPNDVAAADSRFVVNYWRKTRDNRLLFGGGENYTPWFPNDIRAFVRRNMLKVYPQLADIEITHGWGGTLAITLSRSPYVRQLSPHVWVSAGYSGQGVVLAPYFGTLLARAVTGDRRDAELLMQLRTPPFPGGKWLRIPAMIAGLSWYALRDRL comes from the coding sequence ATGGCGACCGCCCGAAACACCGGCCATCCCGAAGGCTGCTGGTACGCCGATACGTCGGGCCGGCTAAACCGGCCTGCCTTTGCCGGTGAGGCCGATACCGATGTGGCGATTATCGGCGGGGGTTATACGGGCCTCGGCGCGGCTCTGGAACTTGCCCGCAAAGGCGTCTGCGTTACCCTGCTCGAAGGGGCGGAGATCGGCTCGGGGGCGTCCGGGCGCAATGGCGGGCAAGTCCACACCGGTCAGCGTGTCGATCCGCAGACGCTTGAAAGTCAACTGGGGGCCGATGCGGCGCGAGAGCTGTGGGAGATGGCCGAAACCGCCAAGGCGCATCTGAAAGAGCTGATTGCTACGCACGCTATCGACTGCGACCTGCGGCCCGGCCTAATCCACGCCTGGCACCGCCCGCGTTTTGCCGAAGACGACCGCGCCTATGCCGACTTTGTGTCGCGCCGCTACGGCTATGATCAGGTGCGGTTTATGGATAAGGCGGAGGTTGCCGCCGAGTTGGGCACCGACATCTATCACGGCGGCACGTTTGACGCCGGCGGCGGGCATCTGCATCCGCTGAAACTGGCGCAGGGACTGGCCAAGGCTGCAACAGCTGCGGGGGCCAGTCTTTATGAACACAGCCGTGTTGAGCGCTATGAGACCACAAAGCAGGGCGTGACGCTCTTTCTTAAAAACGGATGGTTAAGGGCACGCCATCTGCTGATCTGCGGCAATGGCTATATGTCGGGGCTGGATGGCGACATCGACACGCATGTGCTGCCGATCAACAACTTCATCCTGACTACCGCCCCCCTGCCCGATGCCGCGATCCTGCCCAACGATGTCGCGGCAGCGGATTCGCGCTTCGTGGTCAATTACTGGCGCAAGACACGGGACAACCGCCTACTGTTTGGTGGCGGCGAAAACTATACGCCGTGGTTCCCCAATGACATCCGCGCCTTTGTCCGCCGCAACATGCTGAAGGTCTACCCGCAACTGGCCGACATCGAGATCACCCACGGATGGGGTGGCACTCTGGCCATCACCCTGAGCCGCTCGCCCTATGTGCGTCAGTTGTCGCCCCACGTCTGGGTCAGCGCAGGCTATAGCGGTCAGGGGGTGGTTCTGGCCCCCTACTTCGGAACGCTATTGGCGCGTGCCGTGACGGGCGACCGCCGCGACGCCGAACTGCTGATGCAGTTGCGCACACCGCCCTTTCCCGGCGGAAAATGGCTGCGCATCCCTGCCATGATCGCCGGCCTGAGCTGGTACGCCCTTAGGGATAGATTATAA
- the thiC gene encoding phosphomethylpyrimidine synthase ThiC, protein MNKPIKDLKPIRVEASPFPGSKKVYEPGVLFPDLRVPFREVALQKEANEPPVSLYDSTGPYTEEGFVPQIDKGLPRVREQFVLDRGDVEFIEGRKVKPEDNGNVSAERLAPEFPNLPKVMRGKPGHKVTQLEYARAGIITAEMEYIAIRENIRRKQEAEVIRDGEDFGASIPDFITPEFVRDEVARGRAVIPANINHAEVEPMIIGRNFLVKINANIGNSAVTSSMEEEVDKMVWAIRWGADNVMDLSTGRNIHNIREWILRNSPNPIGTVPIYQALEKVNGVAEDLTWEVYRDTLIEQAQQGVDYFTIHAGVRLAYVHLTANRVTGIVSRGGSIMAKWCLAHHKENFLYTHFEEICDIMREYDVTFSLGDGLRPGSIADANDRAQFAELETLGELTKVAWAKGCQVMIEGPGHVPMHKIKANMDKQLATCGEAPFYTLGPLTTDIAPGYDHITSGIGAAMIGWFGTAMLCYVTPKEHLGLPDRNDVKTGVITYKIAAHAADLAKGHPAARAWDDALSRARFDFRWEDQFNLGLDPDTARAFHDETLPKEAHKTAHFCSMCGPKFCSMKITQEVRDYAANMTDNEKADLEAATGMAEMSQKFKDMGSEVYIPAEPAE, encoded by the coding sequence ATGAACAAGCCCATCAAGGACTTAAAGCCAATCCGGGTCGAAGCCTCGCCCTTCCCCGGCTCAAAAAAGGTCTATGAACCCGGCGTCCTCTTCCCTGACCTGCGCGTCCCGTTCCGCGAAGTCGCCCTGCAAAAAGAGGCCAATGAGCCGCCAGTCAGCCTGTACGACTCCACCGGTCCCTACACCGAAGAAGGCTTTGTGCCTCAGATCGACAAGGGCCTGCCGCGCGTGCGCGAACAGTTCGTACTTGATCGCGGCGATGTCGAATTTATCGAAGGCCGCAAGGTCAAGCCGGAAGACAATGGCAATGTTTCGGCCGAACGTCTGGCCCCCGAATTCCCCAACCTGCCGAAAGTGATGCGCGGCAAGCCCGGGCATAAGGTGACGCAGCTCGAATATGCGCGCGCCGGTATCATTACCGCCGAGATGGAATATATCGCTATCCGCGAAAACATCCGCCGTAAGCAGGAAGCCGAAGTCATCCGTGATGGCGAAGACTTCGGAGCCTCCATTCCCGACTTCATCACGCCGGAATTTGTCCGTGACGAAGTGGCCCGCGGTCGCGCCGTCATCCCGGCCAATATCAATCACGCCGAAGTCGAGCCGATGATCATTGGCCGCAACTTCCTGGTGAAGATCAACGCCAATATCGGCAATTCCGCCGTCACCTCATCGATGGAGGAAGAGGTCGATAAGATGGTGTGGGCGATCCGCTGGGGCGCCGATAACGTCATGGACCTTTCGACCGGCCGCAACATCCACAATATTCGCGAATGGATTCTGCGCAATTCGCCCAACCCTATCGGCACCGTGCCCATCTATCAGGCGCTGGAAAAGGTCAATGGCGTCGCCGAAGACCTGACGTGGGAAGTCTATCGCGACACTCTGATCGAACAAGCACAGCAGGGCGTGGACTATTTCACCATCCATGCGGGCGTGCGCCTCGCCTATGTGCACCTAACCGCCAATCGCGTCACCGGCATCGTGTCACGCGGCGGCTCGATCATGGCCAAGTGGTGTCTGGCCCACCACAAGGAAAACTTCCTCTACACGCATTTCGAGGAAATCTGCGACATCATGCGTGAGTACGATGTCACCTTCTCACTGGGCGACGGCCTGCGTCCCGGCTCGATCGCCGACGCCAATGACCGCGCGCAGTTCGCTGAACTGGAGACGCTGGGCGAACTGACCAAGGTGGCGTGGGCCAAGGGCTGTCAGGTGATGATCGAAGGCCCCGGCCACGTGCCGATGCACAAGATCAAGGCCAATATGGACAAGCAACTGGCGACCTGCGGTGAAGCGCCCTTCTATACGCTTGGGCCACTAACCACCGACATCGCGCCGGGTTACGACCACATCACCTCCGGTATCGGCGCGGCCATGATCGGCTGGTTCGGCACAGCCATGCTGTGCTACGTCACGCCGAAGGAGCATCTGGGCCTGCCCGACCGCAACGACGTGAAGACTGGCGTGATCACCTATAAGATCGCCGCCCATGCCGCCGACCTCGCCAAGGGGCACCCTGCCGCCCGCGCCTGGGACGATGCGCTCAGCCGCGCGCGTTTCGACTTCCGCTGGGAGGATCAGTTCAATCTGGGCCTCGATCCGGATACGGCGCGCGCCTTCCACGATGAGACCCTGCCGAAAGAGGCGCACAAGACGGCGCACTTCTGTTCGATGTGCGGCCCGAAATTCTGCTCGATGAAGATCACGCAGGAGGTCCGCGACTACGCCGCCAACATGACCGACAATGAAAAGGCGGACCTCGAAGCCGCGACGGGCATGGCGGAAATGTCTCAGAAGTTCAAAGATATGGGCTCAGAGGTCTATATCCCAGCCGAACCGGCAGAGTGA